CAACTATTGATGAGTCCTTCGTTAGTCTTGATATTTAAAATTCAGTCCTCGGTGGAGCTGATCCTAGTTAATTTGATGAGAAATGATTGAATTACAAACCTTGGTGTTACATAATCAGATTGTCATGATTATGAGCTTGGTGTACATTTACGCATATTTGCTTTTGGTAGTGCAGATTGCATGATCGAAACCTTGCCCGAATGCAATTGGTTTCCTTTAACATTTGCTCTTTTTATATTTTTCTGTTCTTATGGAATTTGGATTTTAAAGTCGAAGCAAGGGGCATATGAAGAATTTAattttcattattgttactgtgtttaagcgcttgctctgtgtcatgcaccgttctaagtgctgaggtagttgcaagttaatcgggttgaacacagtccctgtcccacctggggctcacgtctGAGACGTTTTCCTGCctaggtttgggggttttttaattaaaaagtttTAACTCTTTTTGGTCCCACGCTCATTGAATTGTGCTTACTTGAGGCTGGGTTGCAAAACAGTTTTGATTATGATCTTATATTTATGTAATGTATCTTGGAAAAACCAACCCAGAGGAAATGGTTGGGAGGAGTATTTTATTAACCTTGATTGATATGTGAAATTCTGCCATAGAGAtaaagaaagggggaagaaaaagtacATTTTTGATGGTTGGAATCCAATTAGGCCTAATTGGCAACATGAATAATTAAAACTAGTATCCTGTAGTCTCTGGCTTTGTGTTAAAGTTATACCTATCTCTGTTGCAGGTATATTAACTATCACTTTTTCTCATTGTTTACATTTTTGAAGGTTTCCCCAATGAGTGGATCATGATGAACATATTTTAGGGACTTGCCATAGTATGGCTGCTTCTCGATCTACTCGTGTTACAAGATCAACAGTGGGGTTAAATGGCTTGGATGAAAACTTTTGTGGTAGAACCTTAAGAAATCGTAGCATTGCTCATCCCGAAGaagtctctccccatcctcaagtaCGATCAAGATCACCAAAGAAGAGACCGGAGTCTGTGCAGGCGCAGAAAGGAAATAACAGCGGAAGAACCAACGAGCTCAAACAGCAAGGTACTCGGGAATCGTGGGTAAGCCCTAGGAAAAGAGGACTGTCCTCTTCCGAGAAGGATAACGCAGAAAAGCAGAGCGTAGAGGGTTGCGACAAGAGGCCGACCGAACCCGTCTCCCCCGTCTTCAAACGCATCAAGCGCTGCCTGCGTTCCGAGGCGCCCAACAGCTCCGAAGAAGAGTCGCCGGTGAAGACAGACAGAGAGTCGGAGCAGAAAAGCTCAGGATTGGACAATGATGCCGAATCCCAGGGGACTAAAAGAGCTTGCCGATGTCTTATACTGGATGATTGTGACAAAAGGGAAATTAAAAAGACCGACGCCTGCGAGGGAGGGCTGCCCGACTCTGCCAGAGCGGAAGACGTCGCCGGCTGCCTGGCCGTCAACGGCGTCGAGGACGGTGATCCCGCCGTCCTAAACTGCGACGCCGGCCGGCCGGAGGGGAACGCCGATCGGGATGACGCCGACTCCCGCGTCCCGCAGGAAAGGACAGTGGCGGAAAACGGGGATCCGGGGGGCCGTCCTTCACCGTTGCCCGAAAATAGGAAGGAGGACGGCGTCGTAGACCACAGTGTGCCTTGCACGGATTCCCAAGTGCAGGTCAAGTTAGAGGACCATAAAGTAGCAGTACTTGACGGCCTGCCCGAGGAGCCTTCCGATCTGCTGGCAGCTGTGCCGGCTGCGGTGCCCCGTGCTGAAGCTCAGTCATCCTTACGGGATTCTGAGGAGGAAGTAGATGTGGTGGGAGACAACGGGGCCTCCAAGGACCCGGGTGCTGGAAACCCCAACGGCACCCCGAACCCCACCCACCACGGCGGAAGTAGCCCCATCTCAGGAGAACCGGAATCCCCCTGCGTCCCCGACGGCGGGTCGGCTCCCACGGCATCTCTGTCAGAACCCGCGGAGCACCGCTACACCCTGAGAACTTCACCCCGCAGGGCCGCCCCGGCCAGGGGCAGCCCCACGAAAAACAACTCCCCTTGTAGAGAAAATGGACAGATCGAGGAGGCTCGCCCTCCTCCCACTGAAAAGAATGTAAGTGTTACTGTCAATGGGTCTCCTTTAGGCTCTGAGGAAGTGCAGACTGAAAAGGGGATGTGTTGTGACTCTGGAAATTATGCAAGTGATGGACTCACTAAGCCACCCTCGGAGGCAAGGCTCAATACTGGATATTTGCCACCTGCCAAAGAGAGTGCCAACCTGCACATTGCAGAAGAGGAAGATGATGATCCTGATGTGTATTACTTTGAATCAGATCATGTGGCATTGAAACACAACAAAGAGTATGTGTAACCATGGTAACCATGAATTCTGCTTTTGATTTCTTTTCGCACGGTGATTTCTCAGAAATTTAGCTGTGTTCTGTTAAAGCCCGAGGCAATTTCACCATAATCCAAATTAAGATTTAACTCTAAATCCTCAGAGTATAGCAATAACCTCAAGCTTCTCGATTCTAAACTCCCGGAAAATAAATCTCGTCTACACATAAGCAATGTTGTAAAGTAATGTGGTTTATCTAGTCCTGACAATATAATTAAATTTAAAGTAGAGAGTTATTTAAGCACACTCTAGGGTatatgtgtatgggtgtgtgtgtgggtgtgtgcacgCTTGTGTTTGTAGCATATTTGTTCAATCgcattcttaattttttttttttaagaaccgcTAGCTTGATAGCTAGTGACTATCCACTAGTTAAAATTTCTGGAGTTTTGTGAACTGTCCGTGCCCTTAGAGAATGTACAGAGAATGCAAGGTGCTTTGTTTAACAATTTAGAAGGCTTTCAAAAAGGCATATCGTGATTTAGGTTCATTAACCCCAGTCGGCTCATTATTCAGAGCCTGTATCCAGTTTGTGgattactaagtgttgggtttctccatttcctcccttaTTGGGGCCTGGCATTTGTCTATTTTCCTTCCTCCAAGAGgcggaaagaagaagaaaggagaaaagggaaatctGAGATTTCGCCAGTGTTGCTAATTAGCGAACAGAGAATTAAATTTTTGATGGAGTAGGGGGTTGAAATGTAGATAAAACAAAAATGTTGATTGTATTCATCAGAAGAGGAAGATTAATCAGAAGAGACGTTTAACCCAGCTACTTGGAATTTAAATCTTAGATAAAACATTCCTGTTAACTTAGTGATCGCTGACAGTGGAAGATAAAAAGAGCATAAAATCAGAAATAATCCAAAAGATGTTTTTCACCTAATTAGCTGTATttacacatttcatgactttgtaTTTTAGATTTCACATGTCTTCATAACTAACTATATCCAGATTTCCCTAAGATAAAATACCCCAGATTTTACCCAGAGAGTTTTGTATTTGTCAGTGGTACAGGCAGCGGTTGTAGTTAATCATGCCCAGGATCAGTGTGGTATATCTAAATTCAGGTAATTGCTTCTAATCCCTCATATTCTGTCTGTTTATTATGGCTTTTCAAGTTGTATTAGTGTCACAGTGAAATTTTTTTCAGGGTTGTGTAGTCTAGTTTTTATATATAGATTTGTAGACATTACAAATTGCCCAAATTTGTATTTATGAGAAGATGATCTTAAAATGGATACTTTTTTCTTTAAGAACTTTTTTTGTTATTTCAGTATTGGGTTAAAAGTGACAGATGACTTCTTTTTTTCTTACTGTAAATCGTGTCTTCAAAAGTGGAAATATTTGCTTTTCTTCATGTTTGTTTTGTGTATGATTGAATTTTAAAGCCCAGGTTGGGATGGCAACAGCAAGGCAGCATTTAAATTTAGTTTCTTTTGttgagtgagaaggttatcacacAGTACTTTATAAGGAAAAGGAACCTCCCCTTTAGAATCCTTTGGGTTTCAAGAAAATCATCTCCACTTACTTTGGAGAGGAGCAAGTTTCCCACCAAAGTCCTCTCTTTCAGTAGGTATATTCAACCTCTCTAGAAAAGTCGCTTGTTTTGGAGGCCTGAAATTTGGGGGAGTTAGTGGAGTCGGTGTGAGTGGTTATCGTTTAATATAGCCGATAACCTTCGTATGAGCCGGATGGTTAAACAGCTGGTTCAGAGAATTTGCACCCCACGTCCTCCCCTCGGCTTTCCGTTTAGTCTTAGAGGACTGGGACTAGAGCACAGAGGCCACTCAGGCTAGAGAGACCGTAAGAATTTGAACCCTCAGTACTCCTGCTTCTTCACCCTTTAGTGATTTAACCCTGTAGTCCCAGCAgcccagcctcagttccctccaatcCCTGGAGTTACTGGTGCTGAAGAGAGATTCACTACTACTCCATGCTGGTCGCCAGACCAACTGCAGGCCTTTTCCACTGCCTCTCTGGACCCAAGACAGTCGTTCTGGAGCTTCCCTTCGAGAGGCAGGGGTAAGTACCATCCTTTCCAAATTGTATACTAGGAGCAACGCAGTTGGGGAATAAAGAGAATCGACTCCCCCATCTTAGGGCATGACTAGCGAGGGAGGAATCTCCCCGCGTTCCTCCTGCGGAAAATTGTTGCAGGTCGCAAGAGAGGTCGAAGTTTTTATGGAGGTGGAAACTGGGAAGCCAGCTCCTATTTTTTAGCCCAACCTCCTCTGTCACAGCTACTGCCTTGCGCTTTCTTCTTAGGTGCCATCTGCTTCCTTGGAAAcccttcctcatttccttctTTCACCACTTCACCTACTGTTGTAATTACTATTAATGTTGCATCATTAATACCTCCCTGACTTTTTGCTTTCTTTGTAGCCCCAACTTTAGATGCAGAGACAATAGCTCAGGCGagacctctcccccatccctgctcAATTTCTGCTTGTGTGTCAGGGAAGCTCTTGAAatgctttttttattttctctggaGGAGCGACGTTTCCCAGGGTCATCGTCAGGAGTCCTTAAGTAGATCATGgaattgtggggggtgggggagaggagggcgacaGAGGGAAGAATTGCTTTAGGGAacatccttccctcttttccatcctccctccacctgcacccctTTGCTGCTATGGGGTTATTTTTACACCAGGATATAATCACTATAATACGGTTAGGCAAGCCGTGATTAGTTACGGTACTTAGTTCTTCCTACCACGTCAAGGCAGCATAGCTTAGTTTAAAAGAATATAAGGCTGGGAATCTTGGaggccctggttctgccactggcctgctgtgtgatcatgtactattcacaacctctctgtgtcacagtattgtcttatgccgtcgagtcgttttccgacccacagcgactccatggccacatctctcccagaacgccccacctccatctgcgatcattccggtagtgtatccatagagttttcttggtaaaaatacggaagtggtttaccctttACCTTTCGTGCAGTTAATTTGAGtccccgccctcaactctctcccgtcccgctgctgcccagcacaggtgagttttgacttgtagctggttgccttccacttgccggccactggccgagctaggaatggaatgggcacgcctctcttgactctccctccagtagtcgagactggtagagtactggaagctctccaggtgtgacccttgggggagggggggaggtgtcACGGTatactcatctgtgaaaaggggattaaattcctgctctcccttgcccatagactgtgagcctcatatgggacagggcctatgtctgatctgatgaccttgtgtttgtctcagcacttagcacggaaCACTTCAGATATACAGTGATGATTTTAGTATCAGTTTTGGTGGGGTGGTGGTTAGGGAATGAAGGATTGTTCTTCGGACAGCACGTGTGTAATACTGGGTAGCCTGTGATGTGATGGCAGAAGAAACTGATCGGCGCGGCACCCGTTCGAAGGCGCTCGGCAGCGCAAGTCCCTCCCTGACACGGGGTTGATTTGGGATGGCAGTCCTGCACTGTAGAAAAGCTGAGCttactaattgagtgcttactctgtgctgaacattgtgctaagtgatgagattcttttttttttttaaaaaaaagacaatttaTACAtagtctgtcccacaaggggatcgtAATCTAGGTAAATCATGGGCCCAGCTGGGAAAAATTCAAAAAGCGTAATTTGTTCCTTTGTGGTCCTGGGAAATTTCCAAGATAAATAGCTTAGACATAAAGGGCCCCATACCACTTGAGGGTCAAGAGCTAAATGGCGACATATATCCATATATGTTGATAGAGATATTTTGAAAATATTGGTAATTTTTCTGTTTCTGAATCGCTATACAAAATTAATACCAATAGGGGACAATAATCTACGCCTGGTccctcttactttttttttttcctatggtatttgttgagtgcttactatgtgccaggcactgttctaagcgcttggggtagatatagagtgtgcaggttggatacagttcctgtcccccaaggggttcacagccttaatccccattttacagatgagggaactgaggcccagagaagtgacttgcccaagttgaataacagacaagtggtagagcggaattagaacccaagtcctttctgactctcaggcctgtgctctgtccgctaagccacgctgctttgactgtgagccccatgtcaggtgagggactgtgtccaatctgattaagagaagcggcgtggctcagtggaaagagcacgggctttggagtcagaggtcatgggttcgaatcctgacttggccgcttgtcagctgtgtgactttgggcaagtcacttaacttctcggtgcctcagttacctcatctgtaaaatgaggattaagactgtgagccccacgtgggacaacctgattcccctgtgtctaacccagcgcttagaacagtgctcggcacatagtaagcgcttaacaaataccaacattattaagttgaatctactccagggcttagaacagtgcttggcacatagttagtgctgacCATCATAATAACTTCTATCATGAGGGTATATGTGACCGAAAAGATCAGTGAAagctccactgggccacagtgcgtGTACAAAAGGGTTGTCTCTTGTGGTTGTCATGTTTGGccgttttcataataataataataataacttatttCTCCCCATGTCACTTATTCTTTATGAAGCTCTGCTCAAAAAGAACCTCTCCATTGTTGATAGCAGTTTGCTGTGCCGCTGTATCCTCGGTAACTGACTCCCAGTTATCAACTGGGATACAGTATTGTTAGGACTTGGTTTTATTGTGTCCTTGAATTGTTGTCTCTGTCTTCTTTTTGTTAACCAAGTTTAGCTTTCCAAACAGCaattgtttgggtatcctgctgtcattcattcttctCATTATATCCCACCCACTGTGGCTCTGTTTGAGGTGAGCAGAACTCCTTAGCACGAGGAGGCTGACTTAATTACAGAAACAGCACAGTAACAGTGAGAAACAATGCAACAGTAAGTCACAAAACTAACAATCTACGATAACAATGTAAATCCTAGTTGCTCGTCATAGTTCTTGGAAAGGGAAGTCCTCCCACTCAAGCTCTAGGCACCGTCTCGACTGAACAGATCTGTCATCGTCTACTGCTAAATCGAAATCCCAGATCATATTATTCCAGTCGAATGCCACACGGGGTTTGGGAGTTTCCAGACTCACTTAGCTCAGCATCAAGAGTTTGCTCattctttgtgccccagtcatGGCCTTACAGATTCTAACATTGTGTATGGCGGATCAGAACCCGTGAAATGCCAATTTCTGCACTctaatattctcccaagcaggatGGCTGCCATAGAAAAATTTGGGCAAGCTCAGTGGATCCACCTAGGACAGTTTTGGAAATCTCCTGTCAGAATGATCACAGAGGCACTGCAAGACTTAAACTAACAGCACCAGACACAGAaactggtttctcatcccggctctgccacttgtccaccatgtgaccttgggcaattcacttaacttttctgtgccctagtttcctaatctgtaaaatggggattaagactaagcccttttttttgaaagggaccctgtccaacctaattaaattagtatagtgcctggcacatagtaagcacttaacaaataccactaaaaaaaaaaaaaaaacccaaccaaagaACTCTGCTCTGGATTTATCCACCACTTTAGACTCAGGTCCCCTCCAGTTTAACAAGAAAGAACCCAAACAGACCCCAATTGATTCCTCGCTATCTGTAACAACATTTGGCTCTGCCCCCACCCAACCCATCCTCTAATGGATTTCCTTCGATCCTGAATCCCCAACGGGGCTTGATCCTGGGTCCACAGAATCCAGAAGGGACAGATTGGCTTTTTGGAAGAATGAAGTGGATAGCCACATTACTCAACCTGATCAAGGACCCGGCAGGGGGAAGGCTGTTGGGCCTGTGTTCACAACTGGCCCCGACTGCTCACGTCAAGATGAGGGAGTGTGTTTCTAGGGGAAATCCAGTGACCTTAGAGATACCGAGAAATCCTCCTGCAAGGAGCCTTAGTGTAGAGTATTACCTGGGCCAAAGTTTTGTCCAGACCTGAGTCAATCTAGGCCCAGCCTGCTGGACCGACAGCTTGAATCCTGCTGGGCCCCAGCTGACCTCTGGATTTAAGATTGTATCCATATGGGTGATTGCCCCATGAGTTAGGTTTTATAGTCCCAGAAGCCACGCATACCCTTCTACATAAGCAGTGGTCATTGCATTCGTGCGGGAGTGCCTGGTTGCTGCACTGGGCAAAGAACTTGGTCACCCCTGGCTTGTGGAGGCAGGATTTAGGGATATTCACCCTGCCTTCCAACTGATCTGGAATAGTCCAAGCCCATTGGAGAAAAGGATTCTACTCATATCAATTTGTAACTAGAGAAATTTTGAAGACCGTTGTGACTTTATGGTCAAAATTTGGAAGGTGCCTTTTTGAAACGTTGTCCACTTGATAACACTGGGCTTATGGTGGAGGACCTGGCCCGCTTCCAGAACTGTGGTTTTTCTCAAAATATTTAGTTGCACCAGCTGGGTTTGGATGAAGGAACCGCAGGAGCTTCTTCACCTGAACAACTGCCTCATAAAGAACAATTT
The Ornithorhynchus anatinus isolate Pmale09 chromosome 4, mOrnAna1.pri.v4, whole genome shotgun sequence genome window above contains:
- the ZZZ3 gene encoding ZZ-type zinc finger-containing protein 3 isoform X1, producing MAASRSTRVTRSTVGLNGLDENFCGRTLRNRSIAHPEEVSPHPQVRSRSPKKRPESVQAQKGNNSGRTNELKQQGTRESWVSPRKRGLSSSEKDNAEKQSVEGCDKRPTEPVSPVFKRIKRCLRSEAPNSSEEESPVKTDRESEQKSSGLDNDAESQGTKRACRCLILDDCDKREIKKTDACEGGLPDSARAEDVAGCLAVNGVEDGDPAVLNCDAGRPEGNADRDDADSRVPQERTVAENGDPGGRPSPLPENRKEDGVVDHSVPCTDSQVQVKLEDHKVAVLDGLPEEPSDLLAAVPAAVPRAEAQSSLRDSEEEVDVVGDNGASKDPGAGNPNGTPNPTHHGGSSPISGEPESPCVPDGGSAPTASLSEPAEHRYTLRTSPRRAAPARGSPTKNNSPCRENGQIEEARPPPTEKNVSVTVNGSPLGSEEVQTEKGMCCDSGNYASDGLTKPPSEARLNTGYLPPAKESANLHIAEEEDDDPDVYYFESDHVALKHNKDYQRLLQTIAVLEAQRTQAVQDLESLGRHQREALKNPIGFVEKLQKKADIGLPYPQRVVQLPEITWDQYTNSLGNFEREFRNRKRNTRRLKLIFDKVGLPARPKSPLDPKKDGESLSYSVLPLSDGPEGSSSRPQQMIRGRLCDETKPETFNQLWTVDEQKKLEQLLLKYPPEEVESRRWQKIADELGNRTAKQVASRVQKYFIKLTKAGIPVPGRTPNLYMYSKKSSTSRRQHPLNKHLFKPSTFMTSHEPPVYMDEDDDRSSFHSHMDAAAEEASDEESIPIVYRDLPEYRELLELKKLKRQRLQKMHAESGFVQHVGFKCDNCGTEPIQGIRWHCQDCPPEMSLDFCDSCSDCLHETELHKEDHQLEPIYRAETFLDRDYCVSQGTSYNYLDPNYFPANR
- the ZZZ3 gene encoding ZZ-type zinc finger-containing protein 3 isoform X4; the protein is MAASRSTRVTRSTVGLNGLDENFCGRTLRNRSIAHPEEVSPHPQVRSRSPKKRPESVQAQKGNNSGRTNELKQQGTRESWVSPRKRGLSSSEKDNAEKQSVEGCDKRPTEPVSPVFKRIKRCLRSEAPNSSEEESPVKTDRESEQKSSGLDNDAESQGTKRACRCLILDDCDKREIKKTDACEGGLPDSARAEDVAGCLAVNGVEDGDPAVLNCDAGRPEGNADRDDADSRVPQERTVAENGDPGGRPSPLPENRKEDGVVDHSVPCTDSQVQVKLEDHKVAVLDGLPEEPSDLLAAVPAAVPRAEAQSSLRDSEEEVDVVGDNGASKDPGAGNPNGTPNPTHHGGSSPISGEPESPCVPDGGSAPTASLSEPAEHRYTLRTSPRRAAPARGSPTKNNSPCRENGQIEEARPPPTEKNVSVTVNGSPLGSEEVQTEKGMCCDSGNYASDGLTKPPSEARLNTGYLPPAKESANLHIAEEEDDDPDVYYFESDHVALKHNKDYQRLLQTIAVLEAQRTQAVQDLESLGRHQREALKNPIGFVEKLQKKADIGLPYPQRVVQLPEITWDQYTNSLGNFEREFRNRKRNTRRLKLIFDKGLPARPKSPLDPKKDGESLSYSVLPLSDGPEGSSSRPQMIRGRLCDETKPETFNQLWTVDEQKKLEQLLLKYPPEEVESRRWQKIADELGNRTAKQVASRVQKYFIKLTKAGIPVPGRTPNLYMYSKKSSTSRRQHPLNKHLFKPSTFMTSHEPPVYMDEDDDRSSFHSHMDAAAEEASDEESIPIVYRDLPEYRELLELKKLKRQRLQKMHAESGFVQHVGFKCDNCGTEPIQGIRWHCQDCPPEMSLDFCDSCSDCLHETELHKEDHQLEPIYRAETFLDRDYCVSQGTSYNYLDPNYFPANR
- the ZZZ3 gene encoding ZZ-type zinc finger-containing protein 3 isoform X3, with amino-acid sequence MAASRSTRVTRSTVGLNGLDENFCGRTLRNRSIAHPEEVSPHPQVRSRSPKKRPESVQAQKGNNSGRTNELKQQGTRESWVSPRKRGLSSSEKDNAEKQSVEGCDKRPTEPVSPVFKRIKRCLRSEAPNSSEEESPVKTDRESEQKSSGLDNDAESQGTKRACRCLILDDCDKREIKKTDACEGGLPDSARAEDVAGCLAVNGVEDGDPAVLNCDAGRPEGNADRDDADSRVPQERTVAENGDPGGRPSPLPENRKEDGVVDHSVPCTDSQVQVKLEDHKVAVLDGLPEEPSDLLAAVPAAVPRAEAQSSLRDSEEEVDVVGDNGASKDPGAGNPNGTPNPTHHGGSSPISGEPESPCVPDGGSAPTASLSEPAEHRYTLRTSPRRAAPARGSPTKNNSPCRENGQIEEARPPPTEKNVSVTVNGSPLGSEEVQTEKGMCCDSGNYASDGLTKPPSEARLNTGYLPPAKESANLHIAEEEDDDPDVYYFESDHVALKHNKDYQRLLQTIAVLEAQRTQAVQDLESLGRHQREALKNPIGFVEKLQKKADIGLPYPQRVVQLPEITWDQYTNSLGNFEREFRNRKRNTRRLKLIFDKGLPARPKSPLDPKKDGESLSYSVLPLSDGPEGSSSRPQQMIRGRLCDETKPETFNQLWTVDEQKKLEQLLLKYPPEEVESRRWQKIADELGNRTAKQVASRVQKYFIKLTKAGIPVPGRTPNLYMYSKKSSTSRRQHPLNKHLFKPSTFMTSHEPPVYMDEDDDRSSFHSHMDAAAEEASDEESIPIVYRDLPEYRELLELKKLKRQRLQKMHAESGFVQHVGFKCDNCGTEPIQGIRWHCQDCPPEMSLDFCDSCSDCLHETELHKEDHQLEPIYRAETFLDRDYCVSQGTSYNYLDPNYFPANR
- the ZZZ3 gene encoding ZZ-type zinc finger-containing protein 3 isoform X2, coding for MAASRSTRVTRSTVGLNGLDENFCGRTLRNRSIAHPEEVSPHPQVRSRSPKKRPESVQAQKGNNSGRTNELKQQGTRESWVSPRKRGLSSSEKDNAEKQSVEGCDKRPTEPVSPVFKRIKRCLRSEAPNSSEEESPVKTDRESEQKSSGLDNDAESQGTKRACRCLILDDCDKREIKKTDACEGGLPDSARAEDVAGCLAVNGVEDGDPAVLNCDAGRPEGNADRDDADSRVPQERTVAENGDPGGRPSPLPENRKEDGVVDHSVPCTDSQVQVKLEDHKVAVLDGLPEEPSDLLAAVPAAVPRAEAQSSLRDSEEEVDVVGDNGASKDPGAGNPNGTPNPTHHGGSSPISGEPESPCVPDGGSAPTASLSEPAEHRYTLRTSPRRAAPARGSPTKNNSPCRENGQIEEARPPPTEKNVSVTVNGSPLGSEEVQTEKGMCCDSGNYASDGLTKPPSEARLNTGYLPPAKESANLHIAEEEDDDPDVYYFESDHVALKHNKDYQRLLQTIAVLEAQRTQAVQDLESLGRHQREALKNPIGFVEKLQKKADIGLPYPQRVVQLPEITWDQYTNSLGNFEREFRNRKRNTRRLKLIFDKVGLPARPKSPLDPKKDGESLSYSVLPLSDGPEGSSSRPQMIRGRLCDETKPETFNQLWTVDEQKKLEQLLLKYPPEEVESRRWQKIADELGNRTAKQVASRVQKYFIKLTKAGIPVPGRTPNLYMYSKKSSTSRRQHPLNKHLFKPSTFMTSHEPPVYMDEDDDRSSFHSHMDAAAEEASDEESIPIVYRDLPEYRELLELKKLKRQRLQKMHAESGFVQHVGFKCDNCGTEPIQGIRWHCQDCPPEMSLDFCDSCSDCLHETELHKEDHQLEPIYRAETFLDRDYCVSQGTSYNYLDPNYFPANR
- the ZZZ3 gene encoding ZZ-type zinc finger-containing protein 3 isoform X5 translates to MAASRSTRVTRSTVGLNGLDENFCGRTLRNRSIAHPEEVSPHPQVRSRSPKKRPESVQAQKGNNSGRTNELKQQGTRESWVSPRKRGLSSSEKDNAEKQSVEGCDKRPTEPVSPVFKRIKRCLRSEAPNSSEEESPVKTDRESEQKSSGLDNDAESQGTKRACRCLILDDCDKREIKKTDACEGGLPDSARAEDVAGCLAVNGVEDGDPAVLNCDAGRPEGNADRDDADSRVPQERTVAENGDPGGRPSPLPENRKEDGVVDHSVPCTDSQVQVKLEDHKVAVLDGLPEEPSDLLAAVPAAVPRAEAQSSLRDSEEEVDVVGDNGASKDPGAGNPNGTPNPTHHGGSSPISGEPESPCVPDGGSAPTASLSEPAEHRYTLRTSPRRAAPARGSPTKNNSPCRENGQIEEARPPPTEKNVSVTVNGSPLGSEEVQTEKGMCCDSGNYASDGLTKPPSEARLNTGYLPPAKESANLHIAEEEDDDPDVYYFESDHVALKHNKDYQRLLQTIAVLEAQRTQAVQDLESLGRHQREALKNPIGFVEKLQKKRVVQLPEITWDQYTNSLGNFEREFRNRKRNTRRLKLIFDKVGLPARPKSPLDPKKDGESLSYSVLPLSDGPEGSSSRPQQMIRGRLCDETKPETFNQLWTVDEQKKLEQLLLKYPPEEVESRRWQKIADELGNRTAKQVASRVQKYFIKLTKAGIPVPGRTPNLYMYSKKSSTSRRQHPLNKHLFKPSTFMTSHEPPVYMDEDDDRSSFHSHMDAAAEEASDEESIPIVYRDLPEYRELLELKKLKRQRLQKMHAESGFVQHVGFKCDNCGTEPIQGIRWHCQDCPPEMSLDFCDSCSDCLHETELHKEDHQLEPIYRAETFLDRDYCVSQGTSYNYLDPNYFPANR